A portion of the Bubalus kerabau isolate K-KA32 ecotype Philippines breed swamp buffalo chromosome 1, PCC_UOA_SB_1v2, whole genome shotgun sequence genome contains these proteins:
- the DOCK6 gene encoding dedicator of cytokinesis protein 6 isoform X7, with product MPRYQHLSVAYNPITTETQRERQKGLTRQVFEQDTSGDERSGPEDSDDPRHSSGSLDDTPRSSGASGIFDLRNLAADSLLPSLLERVAPEDVDRRNEALRRQHRPRALLALYPAPDEDEAVERCSRPEPPREHFGQRILVKCLSLKFEIEIEPIFGILALYDVREKKKISENFYFDLNSDSMKGLLRAHVTHPAISTLARSAIFSVTYPSPDIFLVIKLEKVLQQGDISECCEPYMVMKEVDTAKNKEKLEKLRLAAEQFCTRLGRYRMPFAWTAVHLANIVSSAGQPDRDSDSEGERRPTWTDRRRRGPQDRMSSGDDACSFSGFRPATLTVTNFFKQEAERLSDEDLFKFLADMRRPTSLLRRLRPVTAQLKIDISPAPENPHFCLSPELLHVKPYPDPRGRPTKEILEFPAREVYAPHTSYRSLLYVYPHSLNFSSRQGSVRNLTVRVQYMAGEDPSQALPVIFGKSSCSEFTREAFTPVVYHNKSPEFYEEFKLRLPACVTENHHLLFTFYHVSCQPRPGTALETPVGFTWIPLLQHGRLRTGPFCLPVSVDQPPPSYSVLTPDVALPGMRWVDGHKGVFSVELTAVSSVHPQDPHLDKFFTLVHVLEEGAFPFRLKDAVLSEGTVEQELRASLAALRLASPEPLVAFSHHVLDKLVRLVVRPPVIGGQIVNLGRGAFEAMAHVVSLVHRSLEGAQDTRGHCPVLAAYVYYAFRLPGTEPSLPGGALPVTVQPATLARGPGRPASLYLARSKSISSSNPDLAVAPGSVDDEVSRILASKGIDRSHSWVNAAYAPGGSKAVLRRAPPYCGADPRQAIDRSSSRTSSCLESSSSSPPTTQPRPTMQKLLHEELALQWVVSGSAVREAVLQHAWFFFQLMVKSMTLHLLLGQKLDTPRKLRFPGRFLDDITALVGSVGLEVITRVHKDMELAERLNASLAFFLSDLLSLVDRGFVFSLVRAHYKQVATRLQSAPNPAVLLTLRMDFTRILCSHEHYVTLNLPCCPLSPPASPSPSVSSTASQSSTFSSQAPDPKVISMFELSGPFRQQHFLAGLLLTELALAMEPEAEGASLLHKKAICAVHSLLCGHDADPRYAEAAVKARVAELYLPLLSLARDTLPRLHDFAEGPGQRSRLASMLDSDTEGEGDVGGTINPSVAMAIAGGPLAPGSRASISQGPVAAARSGYALSAESSRTLLVCVLWVLKNAEPALLQRWAADLTLPQLGRVLDLLYLCLAAFEYKGKKAFERINSLTFKKSLDMKARLEEAILGTIGARQEMVRRSRERSPFGNQENVRWRKSVTHWRQTSDRVDKTKDEMEHEALVDGNLATEASLVVLDTLEIIVQSLRAGFLACQTVMLSEARESILGAVLKVVLYSLGSAQSALFLQHGLATQRALVSKFPELLFEEDTELCADLCLRLLRHCGSRISTIRTHASASLYLLMRQNFEIGNNFARVKMQVTMSLSSLVGTTQNFSEEHLRRSLKTILTYAEEDVGLRDSTFAEQVQDLMFNLHMILTDTVKMKEHQEDPEMLIDLMYRIARGYQGSPDLRLTWLQNMAGKHAELGNHAEAAQCMVHAAALVAEYLALLEDSRHLPVGCVSFQNISSNVLEESAISDDILSPDEEGFCSGKHFTEMGLVGLLEQAAVYFTMGGLYEAVNEVYKTLIPILEAHRDYKKLAAVHGKLQEAFTKIMHQSSGWERVFGTYFRVGFYGARFGDLDEQEFVYKEPSITKLAEISHRLEEFYTERFGEDVVEIIKDSNPVDKTKLDPQKAYIQITYVEPHFDTYELKDRVTYFDRNYGLRTFLFCTPFTPDGRAHGELPEQHKRKTLLSTAHAFPYIKTRIRVCHREETVLTPVEVAIEDMQKKTRELAFATEQDPPDAKMLQMVLQGSVGPTVNQGPLEVAQVFLAEIPEDPKLFRHHNKLRLCFKDFCKKCEDALRKNKALIGPDQKEYHRELERNYSRLREALQPLLTQRLPQLLAPNTAGLRNSLNRASFRKTDL from the exons AGCCACCGCGAGAGCACttcggacagaggatcctggtcaAGTGTCTGTCGCTTAA GTTCGAGATTGaaatcgagcccatctttggcATCTTGGCCCTGTACGATGTGCGAGAGAAAAAGAAG ATCTCAGAGAACTTCTACTTTGACCTGAACTCGGACTCCATGAAGGGGCTACTGCGGGCCCACGTCACCCATCCTGCCATCTCGACCCTGGCCCGCTCTGCCATCTTCTCTGTGACCTACCCCTCGCCTGACATCTTCTTGGTCATCAAG CTGGAGAAGGTGCTGCAGCAAGGAGACATTAGCGAGTGCTGCGAGCCCTACATGGTGATGAAGGAGGTGGACACAGCCAAG AACAAAGAGAAGCTGGAGAAGCTACGCCTGGCAGCTGAGCAGTTCTGCACCCGTCTGGGCCGCTATCGCATGCCCTTCGCCTGGACGGCCGTGCACCTGGCCAACATCGTGAGCAGCGCCGGCCAGCCAGACCGAGACTCAGACTCAGAGGGCG AACGCCGACCCACCTGGACTGACCGCCGCCGTCGGGGACCCCAGGACCGGATGAGTAGTGGGGACGACGCTTGCAGCTTCTCTGGCTTCCGCCCAGCCACACTAACCGTCACCAACTTCTTTAAGCAG GAGGCTGAGCGGCTCAGTGACGAGGACCTCTTTAAGTTCCTGGCTGACATGCGGCGCCCGACATCCCTGTTGCGACGCCTGCGTCCCGTAACCG CCCAGCTCAAGATCGACATTTCCCCAGCCCCCGAGAACCCCCACTTCTGCCTCTCCCCGGAGCTGCTTCATGTCAAGCCCTACCCAGACCCCAGAGGCCGGCCCACCAAGGAGATCCTGGAGTTCCCCGCCCGTGAGGTCTATGCCCCTCACACCAGCTACAG GAGCCTGCTGTACGTGTACCCACACAGCCTCAACTTCAGCAGCCGCCAGGGCTCCGTGCGCAACCTCACCGTGCGAGTGCAGTATATGGCAGGCGAGGACCCCAGCCAGGCCCTGCCG GTCATCTTTGGCAAGTCCAGCTGCAGTGAATTTACCCGTGAAGCCTTCACACCGGTGGTCTACCATAACAA GTCTCCCGAGTTCTACGAGGAGTTCAAGCTGCGTCTTCCCGCCTGCGTGACTGAGAACCACCATCTGCTCTTCACCTTCTACCACGTCAGCTGCCAGCCCCGGCCTGGCACGGCCCTGGAGACTCCTGTGGGCTTTACT TGGATCCCACTGCTGCAGCACGGCCGGCTGAGGACAGGCCCCTTCTGCCTCCCCGTGTCGGTAGACCAGCCCCCGCCCAGCTACTCAGTACTCACACCGGAT GTGGCGCTGCCGGGCATGCGCTGGGTGGATGGTCACAAGGGCGTGTTCAGCGTGGAGCTCACAGCTGTGTCCTCTGTGCATCCCCAG GACCCCCACCTGGACAAGTTCTTCACCCTGGTGCAcgtcctggaggagggggccttTCCCTTCCGGCTGAAGGACGCGGTGCTGAGTGAGGGCACCGTGGAGCAGGAGCTGCGGGCCAGCCTGGCGGCCCTGCGCCTCGCCAGCCCCGAGCCCCTCGTCGCCTTCTCCCACCATGTGCTGGACAAGCTCGTTCGTCTGGTTGTGCGGCCCCCAGTCATTGGTGGCCAGATTG TGAACCTGGGTCGTGGCGCCTTTGAAGCAATGGCCCATGTGGTTAGCCTCGTCCACCGGAGCCTAGAGGGTGCCCAGGACACCCGTGGTCACTGCCCGGTGCTGGCTGCATATGTCTACTACGCCTTTCgactgcctggcacagagcccAGCCTCCCGGGTG GGGCCCTTCCAGTGACGGTGCAGCCTGCCACGCTGGCCCGTGGCCCTGGCCGCCCCGCCAGCCTCTACCTGGCACGTTCTAAGAGtatcagcagcagcaaccccGACCTGGCCGTGGCCCCTGGCTCTGTGGATGACGAGGTTTCCCGCATCTTGGCCAGCAAG GGTATCGACCGCTCACACTCCTGGGTGAATGCTGCTTATGCTCCGGGAGGCAGCAAGGCTGTGCTGCGACGGGCCCCCCCTTATTGTGGGGCCGACCCCAGACAG GCCATCGACCGCAGCTCTAGCCGAACCTCTTCCTGCCTCGAGAGCTCCTCCTCGTCCCCGCCCACCACCCAGCCGAGACCCACTATGCAGAAG ctgcTGCATGAGGAGCTGGCCCTGCAGTGGGTGGTCAGCGGCAGTGCTGTGCGTGAAGCCGTCCTGCAGCACGCCTGGTTCTTCTTCCAGCTCATG GTGAAAAGCATGACGCTGCACCTGCTCCTGGGTCAGAAGCTGGACACGCCCCGCAAACTTCGCTTCCCTGGACGCTTCCTGGACGACATCACAGCCCTAGTGGGCTCTGTAGGCCTGGAGGTTATCACCCGTGTCCACAAG GACATGGAGCTGGCCGAGCGCCTCAACGCCAGCCTGGCCTTCTTCCTCAGCGACCTGCTGTCCCTGGTGGACCGCGGCTTTGTCTTCAGCCTGGTCCGGGCTCACTACAAGCAG GTGGCCACACGGCTGCAGTCGGCCCCCAACCCAGCAGTGCTGCTGACGCTGCGCATGGACTTCACGCGCATCCTGTGCAGCCATGAGCACTACGTGACCCTCAACCTCCCCTGCTGCCCTCTGTCGCCCCCAGCCTCGCCCTCGCCCTCTGTGTCCTCCACCGCCTCCCAG AGCTCCACCTTCTCCAGCCAGGCCCCAGACCCCAAGGTGATCAGCATGTTCGAGCTGAGCGGGCCTTTCCGGCAGCAGCATTTCCTAGCCGGGCTCCTGCTGACGGAACTGGCCTTAGCCATGGAACCTGAGGCCGAGGG GGCGTCCCTGCTGCACAAGAAGGCCATCTGTGCTGTCCACAGCCTGCTCTGCGGCCATGACGCCGACCCCCGCTATGCTGAGGCCGCCGTGAAGGCCCGGGTGGCCGAGCTATACCTGCCACTGCTGTCACTCGCCCGGGACACGCTGCCGCGGCTGCATGACTTTGCCG AGGGCCCAGGTCAACGCTCAAGACTGGCCTCTATGCTCGACTCAGACACAGAAGGTGAAGGGGACGTGGGAGGCACCATCAACCCCTCAGTGGCCATGGCCATTGCAGGTGGCCCCCTGGCCCCTGGCTCCCGGGCCAGTATCTCCCAGGGCCCAGTGGCG GCTGCTCGCTCAGGCTATGCCCTCTCTGCTGAGTCCAGTCGGACCTTGCTGGTGTGTGTGCTATGGGTCCTGAAGAACGCTGAGCCGGCCCTGCTGCAGCGCTGGGCTGCGGACCTGACGCTCCCTCAGCTGGGTCGTGTCTTGGACTTGCTGTACCTCTGCCTGGCTGCCTTCGAGTACAAG GGGAAGAAGGCCTTTGAACGCATCAACAGCCTCACATTCAAGAAATCGCTGGACATGAAGGCCCGACTGGAGGAAGCTATTTTGGGCACCATCGGAGCCCGACAGGAGATGGTGCGACGGAGCCGTG AGAGGAGCCCATTTGGGAACCAGGAGAACGTACGCTGGCGGAAGAGCGTCACACACTGGAGACAAACCTCGGACCGTGTGGACAA gACCAAGGATGAAATGGAACATGAGGCCTTGGTAGACGGGAACCTGGCAACCGAGGCAAGCCTGGTGGTCCTGGATACACTGGAGATCATCGTGCAG TCTCTAAGAGCTGGATTTCTGGCCTGCCAGACGGTGATGCTGTCAGAGGCCCGGGAGAGCATCCTAGGCGCAGTACTGAAGGTCGTGTTATACAGCCTGGGCAGCGCCCAGAGTGCCCTCTTCCTGCAGCATGGCCTGGCCACACAGCGGGCTTTAGTATCCAAG TTCCCAGAGCTGCTATTTGAGGAGGACACGGAGCTGTGTGCCGACCTCTGCTTGAGGCTCCTGCGCCACTGCGGCAGCCGCATCAGCACCATCCGCACCCATGCCAGCGCTTCCCTCTACCTCCTCATGCGCCAGAACTTCGAGATTGGCAAC AATTTCGCCCGCGTGAAGATGCAAGTGACGATGTCGCTGTCGTCCCTGGTGGGAACAACACAGAACTTCAGTGAAGAGCACCTGCGCCGTTCACTCAAGACCATCCTCACCTATGCCGAGGAGGACGTGGGGCTGCGGGATAGCACCTTTGCTGAGCAG GTCCAGGACCTGATGTTCAACCTGCACATGATCCTGACTGACACAGTGAAGATGAAGGAGCATCAGGAAGACCCGGAGATGCTTATTGACCTCATGTACAG GATTGCCCGGGGCTACCAGGGCTCCCCAGACCTGCGGCTGACGTGGCTGCAGAACATGGCGGGGAAGCATGCGGAGCTGGGCAACCACGCGGAGGCCGCGCAGTGCATGGTGCACGCGGCCGCCCTGGTGGCCGAGTACCTCGCGCTGTTGGAGGACAGCCGCCACCTGCCTGTGGGCTGCGTTTCCTTCCAG aatATCTCGTCCAACGTGCTGGAGGAGTCCGCCATCTCCGACGACATCCTCTCACCCGACGAGGAGGGCTTCTGTTCCGGGAAGCACTTCACGGAGATGGGGCTGGTGGGGCTGCTGGAGCAGGCGGCCGTCTACTTCACCATG GGCGGGCTCTACGAGGCTGTGAACGAGGTCTACAAAACCCTCATTCCCATCCTGGAAGCCCACCGCGACTACAAGAAGCTAGCTGCTGTGCACGGCAAACTGCAGGAGGCCTTCACCAAGATCATGCACCAG AGTTCCGGCTGGGAG CGCGTGTTTGGAACATATTTCCGTGTGGGCTTCTACGGCGCCCGCTTTGGTGACCTGGATGAACAGGAGTTCGTATACAAGGAGCCATCCATCACGAAGCTGGCTGAGATCTCACACCGGCTGGAG GAGTTCTACACGGAGAGGTTCGGGGAGGATGTAGTCGAGATCATCAAAGATTCTAACCCTGTGGACAAGACCAAGCTGGACCCGCAGAAG GCCTACATCCAGATCACATACGTGGAGCCACACTTTGACACCTATGAGCTCAAGGACCGGGTGACCTACTTCGACCGCAACTATGGGCTGCGAACCTTCCTGTTTTGCACACCCTTCACGCCGGACGGGCGTGCTCACGGCGAACTGCCGGAGCAGCATAAGCGCAAGACACTGCTGAGCACGGCCCACGCCTTCCCCTACATCAAGACCCGAATCCGTGTTTGCCACCGGGAGGAG ACGGTGCTGACGCCGGTGGAGGTGGCCATCGAGGACATGCAAAAGAAGACTCGGGAGCTGGCCTTCGCCACTGAGCAGGACCCTCCTGATGCCAAGATGCTGCAGATGGTGCTGCAGGGCTCTGTGGGGCCCACTGTGAACCAG GGACCTCTGGAGGTAGCCCAGGTGTTTCTGGCTGAGATCCCAGAAGACCCCAAGCTCTTTAGGCATCACAACAAGCTGCGGCTCTGTTTCAAAGACTTCTGCAAAAA GTGTGAGGATGCGCTGCGGAAGAACAAAGCCCTGATTGGGCCGGACCAGAAGGAGTACCATCGGGAATTGGAGCGCAACTATTCCCGCCTGCGGGAGGCTCTGCAGCCTTTGCTCACCCAGCGCCTGCCCCAGCTGCTGGCACCAAACACAGCCGGCCTCAG gaaCTCCTTGAACAGGGCAAGTTTCCGGAAGACTGACCTCTGA
- the ANGPTL8 gene encoding angiopoietin-like protein 8, producing MPALVLCLLCALATAAQPALLGSRSGSEPAQQEELTLLFHGALQLSQALNGMYKATEAQLTKARNSLSLYGQVLGLLGKEVSQGQDAAQELRASLLEMQIEEDGLKLQAEATAQALGKVARGQQVLREKMKRLEVQLKGMWLGHVRQEFEALKAHADEQSHIMWVLTGHVQRQKQEMMAQQQRLRQIQERLHMAALPA from the exons ATGCCCGCGCTCGTGctgtgcctgctgtgtgccctgGCAACGGCGGCCCAGCCGGCCCTGCTGGGTTCCAGGAGTGGCTCAGAGCCAGCACAGCAGGAGGAGCTGACCCTGCTCTTCCACGGGGCCCTGCAGCTGAGCCAGGCTCTCAACGGCATGTACAAGGCCACAGAGGCACAGCTGACAAAGGCCAGGAACAGCCTGAGCCTCTATGGCCAGGTGCTGGGGCTCCTGGGGAAGGAGGTCAGCCAGGGCCAGGATGCAGCCCAAGAGCTACGTGCGAGTCTATTGGAGATGCAG ATAGAAGAGGATGGTCTCAAGCTGCAGGCAGAGGCCACAGCCCAGGCGCTGGGGAAGGTGGCCCGGGGACAGCAGGTGCTGCGGGAGAAAATGAAGCGGCTAGAAGTTCAACTGAAGGGCATGTGGCTGGGCCATGTCCGCCAAGAATTTGAGGCCTTAAAG GCCCATGCCGATGAGCAGAGCCACATCATGTGGGTCCTCACGGGTCATGTGCAGCGACAGAAGCAGGAGATGATGGCACAGCAGCAGCGGCTGAGACAGATTCAGGAGAG ACTCCACATGGCTGCACTCCCAGCCTGA